AGCTCGAGAACCTCGGGCGCGAGCCACAGGGGCCGAGCGAAGCTCTCGACGCCATTCAGAGGAGCCTGCTCACCCTCATCCTGGCCGAGGTCGACCGGGCCTCGAGCTCGAGCGGGGCTCATCGAGCGACCGGCGGTAGTGTCGTGACCGAAGCGCTTCGCTTCATCGAGCGCAATTGCCTTCGGCCCCTGACCCTCAACGACGTCGCCGCAGCGGTCAGGCGGAGCCCCACCTACGTGACCACCGCGCTGACGCAGGCCACCGGTCGAAGCGCCGTGCAGTGGATCGTGAGCGGACGGATGGCCGAGGCGAAGCGGCTCCTGCTCCACTCCGACGAGATGGTCGACGTCGTCGCCGAGCGCGTGGGCTACGCCGACGCGACGCACTTCATCCGGATGTTCCGGCGCGAGTACGGCGCCACGCCGGCTGCGTGGCGAGCGGCTCAGACACGCGGTCCGCGGGTCGACCACGGATCCGGGACCGAGCGCTGAAGCGGCCTCAGGGGAGCCGCCGCGCCTTCAACACCATGTCGTGAACGGTGATGGTGCCGCCTCCGTGCGCCGAGGCGCTGCGCGGCCGCGTTCCGCTGATGAGGAGCTCCCAGCCGTCAGTCTCGAGCGTCGCCGCCACCTCCTCGGCCGTGAAGTAGAGGTCGGGGATCGGAGGTCGACCGATCGCCGTCTCGAGATCGGAGGGATGGTGCGCGACGAAGAGCAACGTCCCTCCCGGCCGCACGGCCATGGCGAGCCGGCCGAAAAATCCGCCCCGCTCCTCGGGCGCGACGTGAAGGAAGTGGGCCGAGACCAGGTCGTACGCCTCCGAGGGCGGCTGCCAATCGAGCAGGTCTGCCTGGAGCCACCGCACCTGCCCTGCACTATCAGCTTCGCGCGCACAATCGAGCGCCACGTTCGAGTGGTCCACCGCCGTCACGGTCCAGCCGCACTTGGCGAGCCAGATCGCGTCCGCGCCCTCGCCGCAACCGACGTCCAGTGCGGCCCCGGGAGGGAGGTCGGCGGCCGTCTCCGCGAGCAGCACGTTCGGCTCCCCGCTCCATGGGGCGGCCTTGCGATGGCGGTACATCCGGTCCCAGAAGTCCGCATCGGATCCGTGGGTCATGCAGGCTCCTTCGTGGTCGACGCCCATCAGAGCGCCCCGGCCAACGCGAGCTCCATCGAGAGCTCGAGGTTGATCATCGCAGCGGCGTGCGTACCAGCGTTCGCAGCGAAGATGGCGGCCTGCATGCGGGTCGTCAGATCGCCCGCCGCGTAGACGCCGGGGACGGAGGTCTCGCGCTTCATCGGGTCCACCCGAACGTAGCCGTCGTCGTCGAGCTCGACGCCTAGCGCACGGACCAGCTCCACCTGCCGCTGTGGAGGATGCGCGAAGAGCACGTCACAGGGCACGGCGGCGCCGCTCGAGAGCTCGACGGCCTCGAGCCGATTGTCCCGCGCGACAAGACGCGACACGGGTGCCGTCTCGAGCCGGATGCCCGCGGCCTCGAGTTGGGCGCGCACGTCCGGCGCGACGTCAAAGCTCCCGTCAGTGAAGACCGTGACGTCGCGAGACCACCCGCGCGCCTGGAGAGCGAAAGGGACCAAGTGCGACGCGCCCGCGGCCAGAGCGAGGATGCCCCACCGGCGGTCCTGCACCTCCCAGCCATGGCAGTAGGGGCACTGGATGACGGAGTGTCCCCAGAGCTCGCGGAAGCCATCGATCGGGAGCATCTCGTCGACCATCCCCGTGCACAGCAGAACGCGCCGAGCATCCACGCGTTCCGACGTCAGGTCCACGCGAAACGCCCCGCGCGACCCCGAGATGGATTCGACGCGCACCTCCCTGGACTCGACGTTCGGGTAGCGAGCGAGCTGCTCGCGGCCGATCCGTCGAAACTCGCCCGGCGGCGTCCCGTCTTGCGTCACGAAGTTCTGCATGTGCTCCGCAGCCGCGTTTCGCCGCGGCCCGGAATCGCTAAGCAGAACTCGCTTGCGCGCACGGCCGAGCGCAAGCGCGGCGGAGAGGCCGGCAGGGCCACCTCCCACGATGACGACGTCGTAGAGCATGTCGGTTCTCCTCGGATCGAGCGATTGCGTCTCCACGTTCCCGGCGCCGGCCATGCAGCTCCGCGAACGACCAGGCGATTCCAAGAGCGACATCCGCTCTCATTTCGCCATGCCGCATTCGTAACGCCGAGCGCCGAGGCGTTGTAGAGCGCGGGCTACGATCGGATCGGCGAGGTTTTCGATCGGAGGGCCTATGCGGAAGCTGCGCGGCGCCTCATGGCTGTCGCGCTTCGCGGCCAGGCAAACCTCGAAGGCGGCCTTGCTATCAAGTGGGGACTTGCGATCGACGAGCGACGGGGAGGCTGCTGATCCTGGTGGCCGCCACATTCGGCCATTCGTCGAGCACCTTCGCCCTTTCGGTTGCCGACGAGCACCGCTTGGAGCGCGCCTTCAACGCTATGGGGAATGGTAAAGATAGAGGTACTCAGCCCCTTCGAAGACCTCATCGCCATCGACAGAACGAAGCCGCAACGTTCCGCCACTTCGTTGCGCGCGCACCCTACCCGGGCCCCCGCATCGTTTGACGAACACCAAAAGGGGCGCGACTCCTCTTGCCCGTGTGTCTGCGTTTATCCTCGCTCCGATGAAGGTCCCATTTTCGTCAGGTACCGACGTCTCGATCCATGGAGTTCCAGCGTAGGTTCCGATATCGCCGACCACATCCTCCTCCGTAGCGGACAATAACCAGCCTTCGAGTTTTTCTAGCGTGTCGACCCAACTGTAAAATCCACGAGGCAGGAACGTGCCGCCAAAGCGATCCGCGCCCTGTCGAAAGGGATGTTGCGCGGCGGCCATCTCGAGAGCCTTTGTGACTCTTTCAACCCATGCGAAACGGTCATCTCGCTCAATATGTCGCTCGTATGCCCGTCGTTGAACGGCAGTGATCTCCGGCGAATCGAGATCGATTTCCTGCTCGGAACTCGGATCAAACCGCGCGTGCCCATACGTCACAGTTCGCCCGCTCGGGTCGAACGCCACATTCGATCGTTCGTCGAGTCCAGCCTCTGCGAGAAGGAGAAGTTCAGCTCGGCCTTTCAAGTGGGCGACGTAGACAGTCGACATACTCGGACCTCAGGGTTGGGGTGGTCGCAGCGGGACTGCAGCACCGGACACGGCGGCCTAGACTTTCGCGACAACCGTTCTCAAACAGACCATGGCTGGACTCACCTCCCGGCGTTGACCGTCGCGTCGAAGAGGTCGGAGGCGTCGGCGTCCGTGGCGGCAGGCGGCGCCAGTACCGAGCGGCTGAGGAGGCGCTTGCGCTCGAGGAGGTTGTGGAGGGTCACGTCGAACGAGTGATCCTGGTAGCGGGGGTGGATCGCGAGCACGTGGTGGACGTGGACCGGCCGGTTCTGGCCGATGCGGTAGATCCGGTCGTTGCACTGATCCTCGACGGCAGGATTCCACCAACGCGAGAGGTGGATCACGTGATTCGCCGCCGTGAGCGTGAGGCCGACGCCGCCTGCCTTGGGTGAAAGCAGCATCACGTCGAACCCCGAGCGCCGCTGAAACTCATCCACGCGGGACTTTCGTTTGTCGCCCGCGACGCCGCCGTTGATGACCATGGGTGGAGACGTCAGGCGGTAGCGCCGCTGCAGAAGCTCCGCGAGGATCCCCTGCTCTTCGAGGAACTCGAGGAAGACGAGCGCCTTCTCACCCCTCTCGAAAACCCCGTCGAGAATTTCGACACACCCGTGGACGCGTGCGGAGGCGTCAATCCAAGCGCCGTCGCTCGTCGAGGCATCCGCGAACGGATGCAGCGAAATCCGCCGGAGGGCGTGGAGCGCCTCCAACATCCCGCCCTTCTTCTGGCTGCCGCGGGCGTACTCGAGGGCCTTGGCATACTCGGTGGCCTGGACCTCCGGCATCGGGATTCGCCTCACGTGGAGGCTCCTCTCCGGCAACCCATGGAGATGGTCCTCCTTCATCCTCCGCTTCATCAACGGGGGCGGCGGTTTCTCGGTCAGCGCCACCTGGAGCTCCTCGAGGCGCTCCTCGGTGGCTTCGTTCTCGTAGGTTCCGAGGAAATCCTTGAGCGACCCCAGGCGTCCGGCCCAGGCCGTGTCGACGATGCTCCACAGGTCGGCTAGGCGGTTCTCGACCGGCGTGCCCGTCATGGCAATGAGGAAATCGGTCTTCATCGCCTTCACGGCGTCGGTGACGCCGGCCGCAGGGTTCTTGATCTTCTGCGCCTCGTCGAGAACCACGCAACCCCACGAAACGCGACCGAAGCTGTGCTGGTAGTCGCGAAGGG
The Vulgatibacter incomptus DNA segment above includes these coding regions:
- a CDS encoding helix-turn-helix transcriptional regulator, coding for MTRVRPIARDLLTDSSRTVVAARQSHVGKLAPSHPPVTHSHAALGFYLGGRSRVELNGEWNLREGDVLLVPAGEPHRMLETDGLELWGLSFCVPCFASDGSASLLEPFERVRDGASAVVRIPSDRHAYLEGLFRELENLGREPQGPSEALDAIQRSLLTLILAEVDRASSSSGAHRATGGSVVTEALRFIERNCLRPLTLNDVAAAVRRSPTYVTTALTQATGRSAVQWIVSGRMAEAKRLLLHSDEMVDVVAERVGYADATHFIRMFRREYGATPAAWRAAQTRGPRVDHGSGTER
- a CDS encoding class I SAM-dependent methyltransferase, which produces MTHGSDADFWDRMYRHRKAAPWSGEPNVLLAETAADLPPGAALDVGCGEGADAIWLAKCGWTVTAVDHSNVALDCAREADSAGQVRWLQADLLDWQPPSEAYDLVSAHFLHVAPEERGGFFGRLAMAVRPGGTLLFVAHHPSDLETAIGRPPIPDLYFTAEEVAATLETDGWELLISGTRPRSASAHGGGTITVHDMVLKARRLP
- a CDS encoding NAD(P)/FAD-dependent oxidoreductase, translating into MLYDVVIVGGGPAGLSAALALGRARKRVLLSDSGPRRNAAAEHMQNFVTQDGTPPGEFRRIGREQLARYPNVESREVRVESISGSRGAFRVDLTSERVDARRVLLCTGMVDEMLPIDGFRELWGHSVIQCPYCHGWEVQDRRWGILALAAGASHLVPFALQARGWSRDVTVFTDGSFDVAPDVRAQLEAAGIRLETAPVSRLVARDNRLEAVELSSGAAVPCDVLFAHPPQRQVELVRALGVELDDDGYVRVDPMKRETSVPGVYAAGDLTTRMQAAIFAANAGTHAAAMINLELSMELALAGAL